CGAAAGCCTGCTGCATGACGCGGGTAGCAATCTCAGTACCAACGGACGACTGTGGATAGCCTTCTTCCACAGTCACGAGGCGGCCAGTTTTCTTGACCGATTCGACAACTGTCGGAATGTCCATTGGACGGATGGTGCGCAGATCAATGATTTCCACATCGATACCGAGACCGGCCAGCTCTTCTGCAGCCTTGATCGCATAGGTCATGCCGATACCGAACGAAACGATGGTCGCGTCCTTGCCCTGCTTATGAATGCGGGCCTTGCCAATTGGCAGAACGAAATCATCAAGCTTCGGCACATCAAAATGATGACCGTAAAGGATTTCGTTTTCGAGGAAGACTACCGGATTTGGATCACGGATAGCAGCCTTGAGCAGGCCCTTCGCGTCAGCTGCCGTATAAGGCATGACGACCTTGAGGCCCGGAATCTGGCTGTACCATGCAGCATAGCACTGAGAGTGCTGAGCTGCGACGCGGGCAGCTGCACCCGAAGGGCCGCGGAACACCATTGGTGCGCCCATCTGACCACCGGACATATAAAGCGTCTTGGCTGCCGAATTAATGATCTGGTCAATCGCCTGCATGGCGAAGTTGAACGTCATGAATTCAACGACCGGCTTCAGGCCAGCCATTGCGGCACCAACGCCAACACCGGCAAAACCGTGTTCGGTGATCGGGGTATCAACGACGCGGCGCGGGCCGAATTCGTCGAGAAGACCCTGCGTGATCTTGTAAGCACCCTGATATTCGGCAACTTCTTCACCCATGATGAAGACATTTTCGTCACGGCGCATTTCTTCGGCCATGGCATCGCGCAGTGCTTCACGCACAGTTGTCGAAACCATTTCTGTACCGGCTGGAATATCCGGATCAGCAGCAACTTCAACCTTTGGAGTAGCTGGAACGCTATCGGCTTTCTTTTCTTCAGCCTTTGGCGCTTCTTTTGCTTCTTCCTTCGGTGCTTCAGCCTTGGCCGCCGGAGCAGAGCCAATATCAGAGGCGCTTTCACCATCGCCGAGCAGAACTGCGATCGGCGTATTGACCTTCACGCCTTCCGTACCTTCTTCGATGAGAATTTTACCGATTGTGCCTTCATCAACGGCTTCAACTTCCATCGTCGCCTTATCGGTTTCGATTTCCGCGATCACGTCACCAGACGTAACCTTGTCGCCTTCTTTTTTAAGCCACTTGGAAAGTTTGCCCTCTTCCATCGTAGGAGAAAGGGCAGGCATGAGAATTTCTACGGGCATGACAACACCTTTCTCGAATTAGAGCAGAATATCCGTGTAGAGCTCGGAAGCATCCGGCTCTGGATCGTTTTGAGCGAAATCGGCGGAATCAGCGACGATGTCGCGAACTTCCTTGTCGATTTCCTTCAGCTCTTCTTCAGTGGCCCAGCCCTTTTCGATCAGGCGCTGTTTTACCTGTTCGATAGGATCGTGTTCGGAACGCATCTTCTGCACTTCGTCCTTCGAGCGATATTTCGCAGGATCGGACATCGAGTGACCGCGATAACGATAGGTTTCCATTTCAAGGATCAATGGACCCTTGCCGGAACGTGCCCAATCAACAGCGAACTCAGCAGCAGCGGCAACGGCGCGAACGTCCATGCCGTCAACCTTGATGCCCGGAACGTTGAACGAAACACCGCGCTTGGAGAAGTCTGTTTCAGCAGAAGAACGCGAAACTGACGTACCCATCGCATAACGGTTGTTTTCAATCACATAGATCACAGGGAGCTTCCACAGCGAAGCCATGTTGAAGCTTTCATAGACCTGACCCTGATTGGCAGCGCCGTCACCGAAATAGGTCACGGAAACATTGTCATTGCCGCGATACTTGTTCGCGAAGGCAAGACCAGTTCCAAGCGGAACCTGAGCGCCAACGATACCATGGCCGCCGTAAAAGCCTTTCTCTTTCGAGAACATGTGCATGGAGCCGCCCTTGCCCTTGGAGTAACCTCCACGGCGTCCGGTCAACTCGGCCATGACACCACGTGCTTCCATGCCGGTAGCAAGCATGTGACCATGGTCACGGTAGGAAGTGATAATTTGATCGCCTTCCTTCAGCGCTGTCTGCATGCCAACAACAACGGCTTCCTGACCGATGTAAAGATGGCAGAAACCGCCGATGAAGCCCATACCGTAAAGCTGACCGGCCTTTTCTTCGAAACGGCGGATCAACAACATCTCACGATAAGCGGCCAGTTCCTGCTTCTTGTCGAAGTTTGCAGGCGCAGGTGCCTTGGGGGTTGTAACAGAAGACGCCTGCATTTTGCCGGCAGGCGCCCTTTTAGCCCTCGGTGCCATATCTCGCTCCCTTAAGCATCCCCCCCCCGAAAATCGGGATCGATTTTCGGAAGACATGATGCGTCGATTCAAATTACCAGAGCGACCCTTACGCACCCGTAGGGCAAACGGCGCTCTAAGATTGTTGTTCTATTGTGACGTTATACGGGCAATTTACAAGATACAATATGCACCCAGAGCATAGCTGCTATGCCGCCAAGCCTTTAAAAACATATCACAAAAAGACAATTAACTGGATTTGAGTTAATTCGACTTGTCTTCCTTTGAAATGATTATAGTCATTTCGTCGGGATGGGAGAGATTAAGCGCCCTGCGCGCTTGCTCGTCAAGCATATCCTTTTCGATCGACCCATCGCGCAAAAGCGTGACGCGCTTCTCAAGTGCGGCCCTGTCGGCAGTCACTTTCTCAAGCTGCTGGCTAAGCAGGCTTTTCTGTTCTTCAAGCTGAATACGGGAATAAAGACCAAACTCGCCATGATAGGCGTGAAAGCCGAAATAGCTAAGAAACGCAGCCGTCAAAATAGGCAGCACAAAGCGCCCGCGGATAGATTTACGTTTCTGCTTGGTCCACATTTCGGCTTCCTTCCCGGACACTCAAAACGGCTTTGATTCTCGTCAAAAAGCCGTCAATCCGATTTCCACCATGAAGCATTATTTTGCTTAACAGAGATTTACCGCAGCCCTATGACGCAAGCTTATCGAGCATATTTCTTTGAAAAGAGGCTTTATTTCAGCGATTGGGCACACAGAATCACAAATGGCAGATAGTGACCTGTTTCCGACATTTGCATCCCTCAGTGACAGGCATCGAAAAAATGTCGGAATCAAAAGACCACTTGCAACTTTATGAATCCAGTGGATTTTTCGAATTTGACGTTTGAAACAGCATCGATATCATCCGAATTCAAACGTCAAATTCAATCCACTATGGCCACCATTTGATCATTAATAATTGTGGAAATCACACATCGAGAATGGTCGAGAAGCCACCCATGATCATGCGTTTGCCGTCAAAAGGCATGGTATCGCCCATTTCCTTCATGCGCGGGTCGCTCATCATCTTCTCGTTCGCGGCATCTCTTGTGGCTTTGTCTGGATATTCAAACCACGAGAAGACCACATCCTCATCGGCTGTCGCCTGCACTGCACGGCGAAAATCAGTGACTTTGCCATCGGGTACATCGTCACCCCAGGCTTCGACCATCCGCGTCACGCCAAATTCCTTAAACAGCGCCGACGCTTTGGCGGCATGTTTCTGATATGTGTCCTTGTTCGCCTTAGGAACAGCGACAACAAATCCTTCGATATAAGCCATTTCTCTCTCCCATTTTTTCCGCCCGTTTCATTGACTGCGTTTGCCCTCGGTTCACTTTCCTCTGAAATAGGTCACTAAACTTAACTGGCAACAGCATTTACATTGATATCAATGTAAATTGATTTGTCAAATAAGGCATGACTACCTGCTCAGCGTAAAAAGAAGAGGCTCTGAGCCTCAACGTGTAGGTTGGATGAAGGGCTCGCGTAAAAGGAAACGGTCGAAAAAAGAATCGTTGGGCAGTCACCGCTGCGCTGTTACCGAATGCCATAAGGTAGGAGCGAGATCATAACCACTTCCCTCCCAGCTTTCTGAAGAAACTGCATTCCACGATGCATTGCTGTTCCAAAAGCTGACGATCTCATCGGCGCTCATATAGTTATAGTATCGCCCAAGTGCGTCATAACCTTCTCCTGGGCCATCCTTAAAACTCGCCCATAACCAACCGCCGGGCTTTAGTGCACGGTGCATACGCCGCACAATATCGGGTAGGTCTGCACGATTTGCATGGAGAAGCGAAGCAGATGCATAGATGGCGTCATAACGCTCGACCGCCTCAAGTTCATGGAACAGCATCTGTTTAACGGGGCGCTTCAAAAGCAATGCAGCTTCTGCAGCGAGTTCTCCTGAACCATCGGTCGGATCGACCTCAAAGCCTTGTTCGAGCATAGCTTTAGCATCCTGGCCGCTCCCTGTGCCAAGCTCAAGAACAAGACCTGTAGGCCGCACGAGTATGAGAAAACTCTCCAGTCTTGGATTAACGCTGGAGCGGGCTGCATAGGCGGCTGCATTATCCGCATAAAAACCCAGCGTATCGCTCGACATAACTCTGCTCCCCAATTGCGCCCAGCGCGCCCCTTTAAAAACCAACCAAATATGTCGACACAAAGTCGCAAAGAAAAAGGCGGGCCAAAGCCCGCCTTTTCAACTTATAAAATAACTAAAGCTTAGATGAACTTCAGCGCGCTGCGGCCTGCATAGCGAGCCTGCTTGCCAAGTTCTTCTTCGATACGGATGAGCTGGTTGTACTTCGCCGTACGGTCAGAACGAGCCAGCGAACCAGTCTTGATCTGACCACAGTTGGTTGCAACGGCGAGATCGGCAATGGTCGAATCTTCCGTTTCGCCCGAACGATGGGACATGACAGCGGTGTAACCGGCCTTGTGAGCGGTTTCGACAGCATCCAGCGTTTCGCTGAGCGAACCGATCTGGTTGACC
This sequence is a window from Ochrobactrum quorumnocens. Protein-coding genes within it:
- a CDS encoding pyruvate dehydrogenase complex E1 component subunit beta, which produces MPVEILMPALSPTMEEGKLSKWLKKEGDKVTSGDVIAEIETDKATMEVEAVDEGTIGKILIEEGTEGVKVNTPIAVLLGDGESASDIGSAPAAKAEAPKEEAKEAPKAEEKKADSVPATPKVEVAADPDIPAGTEMVSTTVREALRDAMAEEMRRDENVFIMGEEVAEYQGAYKITQGLLDEFGPRRVVDTPITEHGFAGVGVGAAMAGLKPVVEFMTFNFAMQAIDQIINSAAKTLYMSGGQMGAPMVFRGPSGAAARVAAQHSQCYAAWYSQIPGLKVVMPYTAADAKGLLKAAIRDPNPVVFLENEILYGHHFDVPKLDDFVLPIGKARIHKQGKDATIVSFGIGMTYAIKAAEELAGLGIDVEIIDLRTIRPMDIPTVVESVKKTGRLVTVEEGYPQSSVGTEIATRVMQQAFDYLDAPILTIAGKDVPMPYAANLEKLALPTVAEVVEAVKAVTYTA
- the pdhA gene encoding pyruvate dehydrogenase (acetyl-transferring) E1 component subunit alpha — its product is MAPRAKRAPAGKMQASSVTTPKAPAPANFDKKQELAAYREMLLIRRFEEKAGQLYGMGFIGGFCHLYIGQEAVVVGMQTALKEGDQIITSYRDHGHMLATGMEARGVMAELTGRRGGYSKGKGGSMHMFSKEKGFYGGHGIVGAQVPLGTGLAFANKYRGNDNVSVTYFGDGAANQGQVYESFNMASLWKLPVIYVIENNRYAMGTSVSRSSAETDFSKRGVSFNVPGIKVDGMDVRAVAAAAEFAVDWARSGKGPLILEMETYRYRGHSMSDPAKYRSKDEVQKMRSEHDPIEQVKQRLIEKGWATEEELKEIDKEVRDIVADSADFAQNDPEPDASELYTDILL
- a CDS encoding FtsB family cell division protein, translating into MWTKQKRKSIRGRFVLPILTAAFLSYFGFHAYHGEFGLYSRIQLEEQKSLLSQQLEKVTADRAALEKRVTLLRDGSIEKDMLDEQARRALNLSHPDEMTIIISKEDKSN
- a CDS encoding DUF1428 domain-containing protein; translation: MAYIEGFVVAVPKANKDTYQKHAAKASALFKEFGVTRMVEAWGDDVPDGKVTDFRRAVQATADEDVVFSWFEYPDKATRDAANEKMMSDPRMKEMGDTMPFDGKRMIMGGFSTILDV
- a CDS encoding class I SAM-dependent methyltransferase, with amino-acid sequence MSSDTLGFYADNAAAYAARSSVNPRLESFLILVRPTGLVLELGTGSGQDAKAMLEQGFEVDPTDGSGELAAEAALLLKRPVKQMLFHELEAVERYDAIYASASLLHANRADLPDIVRRMHRALKPGGWLWASFKDGPGEGYDALGRYYNYMSADEIVSFWNSNASWNAVSSESWEGSGYDLAPTLWHSVTAQR